The proteins below are encoded in one region of Microbacterium pygmaeum:
- a CDS encoding SDR family NAD(P)-dependent oxidoreductase: MSSVAHPSPVPGLDGRTIVVTGAAGGQGLAAVRLLVAAGARVLATDVVAEAPELDRIDASYRQLDVADGAAWELLAAELDDDLDGEPLRGLVNNAGITHRSRLGETRREDWDRVLAVNLTGPMLGIQALAPLMSDGSSIVNIGSSAALNAHYPVAYTSSKWGLRGLTHVAATELGSRGIRVNIVHPGFIETLMTEHAPTAMRDAQLALTPLERVGQAEEVASVVAFLLSDAAAYVTGAEIPVDGGSTSSAGVKFMADRIAGR, from the coding sequence GTGAGCAGCGTCGCGCATCCGTCCCCTGTTCCCGGCCTCGACGGCCGCACGATCGTCGTCACGGGCGCCGCCGGCGGCCAGGGCCTGGCGGCGGTGCGCCTGCTGGTCGCGGCCGGCGCACGCGTGCTCGCCACCGACGTGGTTGCCGAAGCGCCCGAGCTCGACCGGATCGATGCGTCGTACCGTCAGCTCGATGTCGCTGATGGAGCGGCGTGGGAGCTGCTCGCGGCGGAGCTCGACGACGATCTGGACGGCGAACCCCTCCGCGGCCTCGTCAACAACGCCGGCATCACGCACCGCTCGCGCCTCGGCGAGACACGACGCGAGGACTGGGACCGGGTGCTGGCGGTCAACCTCACCGGACCGATGCTCGGCATCCAGGCGCTCGCTCCGCTGATGTCGGACGGGTCGTCGATCGTGAACATCGGCTCGTCCGCCGCGCTGAACGCGCACTATCCGGTCGCCTACACCTCCAGTAAGTGGGGGCTGCGCGGCCTCACCCACGTCGCGGCGACCGAGCTCGGCTCACGCGGCATCCGGGTGAACATCGTGCACCCGGGGTTCATCGAGACGCTGATGACCGAGCATGCGCCGACCGCGATGCGCGACGCGCAGCTGGCGCTCACCCCGCTCGAGCGGGTCGGACAGGCGGAGGAGGTCGCGAGCGTCGTCGCCTTCCTGCTGTCGGATGCCGCGGCCTACGTCACCGGCGCCGAGATCCCCGTCGACGGTGGCTCGACATCCTCTGCGGGCGTCAAATTCATGGCCGACCGCATCGCCGGCCGCTGA
- a CDS encoding ThuA domain-containing protein — MTEPIHALILSGHMTHEHDNEFRSFRKHNEWITTLLEDTGRFKVRVLEDPRGIGADIIDKYDVVIVIFEGRDGYHEKAVGFGPQTDAALLKFVHDDGKGIVWFHGSAAQEDDWGYPEEYNVMRGSRLTVAGGLRPRPWGEALLRTTEPRHAITEGITPTWTVTGDDILTGVEILDGAQVLVTVFDDLESYENAPVWPMSHYPVAIPEGGIADLPGMNTDQPIAWINEYGAGRSFTITIGHDIDTFRRIEFIRMFPRGVEWAATGEVGLQGPDRRGDRRINPWPYYNREG, encoded by the coding sequence GATCCACGCCCTGATCCTCTCCGGGCACATGACCCACGAGCACGACAACGAGTTCCGCAGCTTCCGCAAGCACAACGAGTGGATCACGACGCTGCTCGAGGACACCGGGCGATTCAAGGTCCGCGTGCTCGAAGACCCGCGGGGCATCGGCGCCGACATCATCGACAAGTACGACGTCGTCATCGTGATCTTCGAGGGGCGCGACGGCTATCACGAGAAGGCCGTCGGATTCGGTCCGCAGACCGATGCCGCGCTGCTGAAGTTCGTCCACGACGACGGCAAGGGCATCGTCTGGTTCCACGGGTCGGCCGCGCAGGAGGACGACTGGGGTTACCCCGAGGAGTACAACGTGATGCGCGGGTCGCGGCTCACCGTCGCGGGCGGTCTGCGTCCGCGACCGTGGGGCGAGGCGCTGCTGCGCACGACCGAGCCGCGGCACGCGATCACCGAGGGCATCACCCCGACGTGGACGGTCACCGGCGACGACATCCTCACCGGGGTGGAGATCCTCGACGGCGCCCAGGTGCTGGTCACGGTCTTCGACGACCTGGAGTCGTACGAGAACGCGCCGGTGTGGCCCATGTCGCACTACCCGGTCGCGATCCCGGAGGGCGGTATCGCCGACCTGCCCGGGATGAACACCGACCAGCCGATCGCGTGGATCAACGAGTACGGCGCCGGCCGTTCGTTCACGATCACGATCGGTCATGACATCGACACGTTCCGGCGGATCGAGTTCATCCGGATGTTCCCGCGCGGCGTGGAGTGGGCGGCGACCGGTGAGGTCGGCCTGCAGGGTCCGGACCGTCGCGGCGATCGCCGGATCAACCCCTGGCCGTACTACAACCGCGAGGGCTGA